One window of Papaver somniferum cultivar HN1 chromosome 9, ASM357369v1, whole genome shotgun sequence genomic DNA carries:
- the LOC113311158 gene encoding uncharacterized protein LOC113311158, protein MEDEGIYSGYKINRWAPSVSHIMFADDVMLFGNTDTKIINSITLVLQQYNHISGQLVNYSKSSIHFSKSVSNTYVEEIIQQLGLLQEEERKFIPCWSYSAHSVSTFTHPSFLHGHENDTKNRLKQVDTDIREFLAGSRQEEEKNASLKLGVVQSAKEKGGLGLRSLYDLNLALVAKLVWRFLKEQDALWAQILRAKYLRDSSFWEVKKITNCSTTWDAMLDNREQRKKCCIWLVGNGQSINIFSDPWVHTLPGFVPEKLVDGNNKHKKHICNNDEESVKQILHHCSFAQAVWFASPLGLRLQESNQLALTSLMESLFSANDNNSSLALGMAICWDIWKCRNAKVFDQKNMNVHDALTIALYWFNIYHNYNGDEELNGMESNHQTAVVPTNVTWTPPDHPTIKINVNAAWRDGAFACAAVARDHTGHCHVLVPAGKIRLSYFCRSYWISSSC, encoded by the exons ATGGAAGATGAAGGGATCTACAGCGGCTACAAGATCAATAGATGGGCTCCAAGCGTCTCACATATAATGTTCGCAGATGACGTGATGCTCTTTGGCAATACTGATACTAAAATAATAAACTCTATCACCTTAGTCTTACAACAGTATAACCACATCTCAGGCCAGCTGGTTAATTACTCAAAAAGCTCCATTCACTTCAGTAAAAGTGTCTCAAATACTTATGTAGAAGAGATCATTCAACAATTGGGG CTCTTgcaggaagaagaaagaaaatttatCCCATGCTGGTCGTACAGTGCTCATTCGGTCAGTACTTTCACTCATCCCAGTTTTCTACATGGCCACGAAAATGATACCAAAAACCGTCTTAAACAAGTTGACACAGATATTCGGGAATTTTTGGCGGGGTCACGACAGGAAGAAGAGAAAAATGCATCACTTAAATTGGGAGTGGTTCAATCTGCAAAAGAGAAGGGAGGTTTGGGATTACGATCTCTTTATGATCTTAACTTAGCTCTTGTAGCCAAGCTTGTTTGGAGGTTCCTTAAAGAACAAGATGCATTATGGGCTCAAATTCTGCGTGCGAAATACCTAAGGGACAGTTCCTTCTGGGAGGTAAAGAAGATAACTAACTGTTCAACAACTTGGGACGCAATGCTTGACAATAGAGAACAACGGAAGAAATGCTGCATCTGGCTCGTGGGGAACGGGCAATCTATCAATATTTTTTCAGATCCATGGGTTCATACTCTTCCAGGTTTTGTGCCAGAGAAGCTTGTAGATGGAAATAACAAGCACAAGAAG CACATATGCAATAATGATGAAGAGTCAGTAAAACAAATTTTACATCACTGCAGCTTCGCCCAAGCTGTATGGTTCGCCTCTCCTCTCGGCCTCCGTCTTCAAGAGAGCAATCAATTGGCCCTCACAAGTCTCATGGAATCCCTTTTCAGTGCAAACGACAACAACTCTTCTCTTGCTCTAGGAATGGCCATCTGTTGGGACATTTGGAAATGCCGCAATGCAAAAGTTTTTGATCAAAAGAACATGAATGTTCATGATGCTCTGACAATAGCCCTTTACTGGTTCAATATCTATCACAACTACAATGGGGATGAAGAACTTAATGGGATGGAAAGCAACCACCAGACTGCAGTTGTACCGACCAACGTAACCTGGACTCCTCCGGACCACCCCACCATCAAGATCAACGTCAATGCTGCTTGGAGAGATGGAGCTTTTGCTTGCGCAGCGGTTGCTAGAGACCACACTGGTCACTGTCACGTGCTGGTACCTGCTGGGAAGATCAGACTCAGTTATTTTTGTAGAAGCTACTGGATTTCATCTAGTTGTTGA
- the LOC113313583 gene encoding protein INVOLVED IN DE NOVO 2-like has product MGDHDELPFVGNVNQDEFVYPWTVIIKKPCTSDLGNDRNYVEECGMGLHSKLVLGHGFTHIKVHPLWNQQDHSLSFFVRFKKDLSGFHYATSLAKSFELNGRGKKDWFGEGEKTSRLYGWMAVEDDYMTEGVIGEYLHQLGKLQTVAGILYEEVMEKNRILKKIECMYNETSLRFSNQMDKNDRLERKHSDELREMQQEHDEMKSALDTQRKELEFCRSELEKHKAEIETVKK; this is encoded by the exons ATGGGTGATCATGATGAGCTTCCTTTCGTGGGGAATGTGAATCAAGATGAGTTTGTTTATCCTTGGACCGTTATAATTAAGAAACCTTGTACCAGTGATTTGGGTAATGACAGGAATTATGTCGAAGAATGTGGGATGGGGTTACATAGCAAGTTGGTATTAGGACATGGGTTTACACATATAAAAGTTCATCCTTTATGGAATCAACAAGATCATTCGTTAAGTTTTTTTGTCCGATTCAAGAAAGACTTGTCTGGTTTCCACTATGCAACATCTTTGGCAAAATCGTTTGAATTGAATGGTCGCGGAAAGAAGGATTGGTTTGGAGAAGGTGAGAAGACGAGTCGTCTTTATGGATGGATGGCAGTAGAGGATGACTACATGACTGAAGGTGTAATTGGTGAATACTTGCATCAACTTGGGAAACTCCAAACAGTTGCTGGAATTTTGTATGAAGAGGTCATGGAGAAAAACCGGATACTTAAAAAGATTGAGTGCATGTATAATGAGACCAGTTTAAGATTCTCGAACCAGATGGATAAGAATGATAGACTTGAGCGGAAACACAGCGATG AGTTAAGAGAGATGCAACAGGAGCACGACGAGATGAAGTCAGCATTAGATACTCAAAGGAAGGAACTCGAGTTTTGTAGATCAGAATTGGAAAAGCACAAGGCTGAGATTGAAACCgtgaaaaaataa
- the LOC113311157 gene encoding uncharacterized protein LOC113311157, whose product MVMELPRFFALESVDVSKYLRHEKGDDENKPDTKCTGEEVVSPCTKFEAEMPDKMDDNDKGLVHIRCCYNNKYLVLLDNDNGDRISPRATVPVEDKTDPSCTLFEPIFNSDGRVQFKHAYLDRQVIVYEAGQNCIKVRPCDGEPSYFNVVNWESLMVLPKHVAFKRNDGQCLEVHTCDDYRVGFSSVSIKDVGYPTVGQQIVTTRDGSIHLKSNLTDNYWHQDDDSCIRASKSSSSANLFQPIRVADHIIALRCLANNKFCRSVKDGDKYYLKADVPTINREARFEVEEAVLSRSIYNVQFRETDGRIYDEMDVKVASGEVVNQTNLEDTIALKLSYEDTRTWGWNFSASLTLGGGFSIEAGIPEIINEGIEVSGSITVGLQYASTTTTTRLAETVYSVNVLPHTSVKVSLLATKGKCDVPFSYTQCDTLYSGETETYKNYDGVFTGSNAYNLRYETEEKAL is encoded by the coding sequence ATGGTGATGGAGTTGCCAAGGTTCTTTGCACTTGAATCGGTTGATGTTTCAAAGTATCTGAGGCACGAGAAGGGAGATGATGAAAACAAGCCCGATACCAAATGCACAGGTGAGGAAGTCGTGAGTCCGTGCACCAAATTCGAGGCCGAGATGCCCGACaagatggatgacaacgacaAAGGTCTGGTCCACATAAGATGCTGCTACAACAACAAGTACCTGGTTCTATTAGATAATGATAACGGTGACCGGATCTCTCCAAGGGCAACAGTGCCGGTGGAAGATAAAACCGATCCGTCATGTACATTGTTTGAGCCCATTTTTAACAGTGATGGGAGAGTTCAGTTTAAACATGCCTACCTTGATAGACAGGTGATTGTATATGAAGCTGGTCAAAATTGCATAAAAGTTCGCCCATGCGATGGGGAGCCATCATATTTTAATGTTGTCAACTGGGAATCATTGATGGTACTTCCAAAGCATGTTGCGTTCAAGAGAAATGACGGACAGTGCCTAGAAGTCCACACTTGTGATGATTATCGCGTCGGATTTTCGTCAGTTTCCATTAAAGATGTTGGATATCCAACAGTGGGGCAACAGATCGTTACCACTCGCGACGGAAGCATCCACTTAAAATCAAATTTGACAGACAACTACTGGCATCAAGATGATGATAGTTGCATCCGGGCTTCCAAGAGTTCCAGTAGTGCTAACTTGTTTCAGCCGATTAGAGTCGCCGACCACATCATCGCTCTCCGATGCTTGGCTAACAACAAATTCTGCAGGAGCGTCAAGGACGGAGACAAGTACTATCTCAAAGCTGATGTGCCCACCATCAATCGGGAAGCGCGTTTCGAGGTGGAAGAAGCTGTGCTGTCAAGGAGTATCTATAACGTCCAATTTCGTGAGACGGACGGTAGGATCTATGACGAGATGGATGTAAAAGTGGCATCAGGAGAAGTTGTAAACCAGACCAACCTCGAGGATACCATTGCTTTaaagctttcttatgaagacacCCGGACTTGGGGTTGGAATTTCAGTGCTTCGTTGACGCTGGGTGGAGGATTTTCCATCGAAGCCGGCATACCTGAAATCATTAATGAAGGGATCGAAGTTTCAGGTTCCATTACCGTAGGCCTTCAATATGCATCAACTACTACAACTACAAGGTTAGCTGAGACTGTTTATTCAGTTAATGTCCTCCCTCATACAAGTGTGAAGGTGAGCCTCCTAGCTACAAAAGGAAAATGCGACGTGCCCTTCTCATACACCCAGTGTGATACCCTTTATTCTGGCGAAACAGAAACCTACAAAAATTACGATGGCGTCTTCACAGGTAGCAATGCTTACAACTTGAGGTATGAGACAGAGGAAAAAGCTCTTTGA